The genomic interval GGTTTCTGCATGAACTTCCAATTGATCTTCCAATCGATCTTCCGACTGCACTTCCAGCTGATCTTCCGTTGGGACCTTAGCAACGCTCTGCTCAAGACTTGCTTCGTTGATTTCCTTGGTCTCCACCGCTAATTGCTTCTCGATTTGCTGTGCTGCTTCTTCGGAGATGTCCACCTCCGCAACAGCGGTTATAGTTTCGACGAGCTGCTGGTTTTCGTTCATCTTATCCATCTTCCTTTTCCTTTTGGTTACCATGGGGGTTCCTCCCTGCAAGTATATTCCTATGTGTAATTTACACCTATGTGAAGCGTGTGTCAATGAAATATTTAGAAAATTCCTTTACGAACCCTTTACAAAAGAACAATAAATATTTTGGGGGATCATGGAATAGGTTTAACATAGGCTTTTAAATAAGGTGGTGGAAAGGTGAACCTTGTTCGATTGAAGTGTGCCCTCGAGCCCCGACAGCTTGTCGATCGTTTGCGATATCAGCCTGAGATTGTTGAGATTCAGCTGTTTGAAAATGATATGTATCGTCCAGAACGCATCATCCGTGTGATCCGGATGTTAAAGAAGAGAGGAATTCGCGTGTATTTGCATCATCCGATGAGATGGAGGGGGCGATATCTCGACATCTTAAGTGAGGATCCTAAGAGACGTGATTTCTATGACTGGTCTTGTTCGATTCTTGCGGAATTGTGCAAGAAGGAGCAGGTAAAATGCGTGGTCCATGCCCATTATGCGAACACGGAGTGCTCTAGACCGGGGTTCTTTTGGCTGGGGAAAAAGCTTCGAAAGAGAATCGAGAGGATTCGGGAGGAAGCGGGGGACTGGTTTTTATGGGAAAATACGACGAAGGGCTTGTTTTCAGGTGAGAATCCTTCCTTTATTCAAGAGCTGGTGAAACCATTGGAGCTGCCTCTTTGCCTTGATATTAGCCACTCCTTTATTTCCCTTGAAGGAGACAACGAAAAGCTCCAGCAACGGTTAGCTGAAGCTTCTCCTTTTATCCAGTATTATCATGTGGTAGATAGTATGGGGGCCGGCCATGACTCGCTTCCTTTAGGGAAGGGCAAGGTGGAGTGGGCGGGTGTTCTTCCGTTTCTCGAAGGAAGAGATTATATTTTTGAAATTGGATTGGAAAATGTGCTGGATTGCACAGAAATGGTTCAAAGCGCAAAATACTTAAATCAGCTGCGAGCAGCCACTCTTACTAGTTTTCACGGATCATGACTTTCGTTCCAATAGGAACAATCTTCGACAGCTCCAAGACGTCCTCGTTGTACATGCGGACGCATCCTTTGGATACCTGCCTGCCAATGCTCCAAGGGGCATTGGTTCCATGAATGCCATAGCCAGGACGATCTAGCCCCATCCACATGGCACCGTAGGGACCGCCAGGGTTTGGGGCTTTATTGATGATCTTAAACTCCCCTTGCGGGGTGGGGGTCAGCATTTTACCGATGCCAACAGGAAAACCACGAATCACGATGTCGTCTCGAAGCAGATAAAGCTGGCGTTTCTTCAAAGAGACAATGATAGAATAGGCCATTTGATCACCTCATCCTATTCTATTCGATGGGGCGTAGAGTGTTCTTTGGTAACGTTTTGTGAACAGTAAGCGCATTCAGCCTTTTGGGTCGAATTCTAAGTTATAATAGAAGTAGATCCAAATAGAAGAGGAGTGAGTGCAGATGTTAACCTTTGAGAACATGGCCGCATTCGTTTGTCATTATGGTGGTACTCCTAAAGTGGATTTAATGAGAATGTATCGTGAGAACATGAGAAAGTATGATGAAACAGGGGAAATTCGTTATCGGAAGAAGGCCCAAGGGCTGCTAGCTATGGTAAAGATGATGGATCGTGGAGTGGAATTCATCGAGCATCCAACGACGACGACGTTTTATTTTGAGCCCAACGCAGGATGGGACATCCTTTATGATTATTTAGATGACCCTGTCTTGCACTGAATACAGCCATAGGGGGAGATCTACTTGAGAAGAAGTAGATCTCTCTTTTCATTTCGTGGTATAATTGTTAACTAAGAATGCCCATTTCAGTGACAAAGGAGCGAGCCTATACGTGAAACCGAAAAACAACATGGATCTCGAAACTTATAGGCTAGTGAAGGAAGCAATGGCCTCTGAAAAAAGCAAAGAAGAGTTTCGTCAGTTTCTAGAGAAGAAGAAAGAGGAAGCGGATAAAAAGAAACAGTAGAAAACGTCCAAGAGGGCGTTTTTTTTCATGGATATGGTATACTTGATTCTGGAAATTTTTAAAACAATAGGATGTGGGGAAACATGGAAGCGACAACGGAAACTACAGAAACAACAATCGAATCGTCCGTGCGGAGAAGAAAAAAGAAGAATTGGATTGGACAAGCCATCCTCTCGATTGTAGCCTTATCGCTGTGGGGAGGTTTACTTTACGGAGGATATTACTTAGCGAATCAATATATTCAGGAAACTCGCAGCTATGTCGATCAGCAGTTAAGTGAGATTAAGCAACTGAATCAACAGCAGGTGGCGCTGATCCAAACGGAGCTGCTTAAGGTACAGGAAGAGCTTGGGGCGATCAAGGAGGAGCTGGCTTTTGCGGATGAAACGCTGAATGGGTCGAATCAAACGAAAAAAGCGCTGCAGGAACGAATGACGGTGTTAGATACGCAGTTGAATCAATTGAAGACGTCCTTGAAGCAATTGGAGGAAGCGGCCCGTGCACACTAAGATTCACTGGTTCTTTTTGCTTTTGATCGCTCCCTTGCTGGGCTTTTTGTTTGCGTTTCAGGAAGAGAATCCTTTTATCCTAGACAACGCAACAACCGCCCTTGCGTTCCCAAGTGACCCTTTAACAGAACAAATGGACTACGTCTATGAACAGATTAAAGGATCCCAAGAACTGATCACGAAGATCCAAACGGGAGCTGAGTTGGAGAAGAAGGAGATGGAGGAGCAACAGCAGCAACTCGATCAACTATTGGCTGCAAGTCAATCTCAAGTCAAGAGAAGTGAGGATGTCCTCGATCAGATTCTCAGTAGTATGTTGGGAAAACCAATCGGACAAACCTTCGGCAAACGGGCGACGATCAAAGTGTTTTCCCTCGAGGAGTCAGGGTATAAGGGCTTCATGGCCAAAGTGAAGCTGCATGACCCGCATGCCTTGAAGATGGTTCTGGCGAAGGATTCTTTAACCAGTAAAGGAGAGACCACCAGCCAGGCGGCGAAGAGAAAACAGGCCGTACTCGCGG from Ammoniphilus sp. CFH 90114 carries:
- a CDS encoding sugar phosphate isomerase/epimerase, with the protein product MNLVRLKCALEPRQLVDRLRYQPEIVEIQLFENDMYRPERIIRVIRMLKKRGIRVYLHHPMRWRGRYLDILSEDPKRRDFYDWSCSILAELCKKEQVKCVVHAHYANTECSRPGFFWLGKKLRKRIERIREEAGDWFLWENTTKGLFSGENPSFIQELVKPLELPLCLDISHSFISLEGDNEKLQQRLAEASPFIQYYHVVDSMGAGHDSLPLGKGKVEWAGVLPFLEGRDYIFEIGLENVLDCTEMVQSAKYLNQLRAATLTSFHGS
- a CDS encoding L,D-transpeptidase, with the translated sequence MAYSIIVSLKKRQLYLLRDDIVIRGFPVGIGKMLTPTPQGEFKIINKAPNPGGPYGAMWMGLDRPGYGIHGTNAPWSIGRQVSKGCVRMYNEDVLELSKIVPIGTKVMIREN
- a CDS encoding anti-repressor SinI family protein, yielding MKPKNNMDLETYRLVKEAMASEKSKEEFRQFLEKKKEEADKKKQ
- a CDS encoding phosphodiester glycosidase family protein; amino-acid sequence: MHTKIHWFFLLLIAPLLGFLFAFQEENPFILDNATTALAFPSDPLTEQMDYVYEQIKGSQELITKIQTGAELEKKEMEEQQQQLDQLLAASQSQVKRSEDVLDQILSSMLGKPIGQTFGKRATIKVFSLEESGYKGFMAKVKLHDPHALKMVLAKDSLTSKGETTSQAAKRKQAVLAVNAGGFMKNAQGASVPLGITVVDGQIKTFSTSNTLSFVGFNQQGRLVGGKIQSREQLEKMGILQGASFLPTLLEGGRKVPIPKDWANKKHPRTLIGHFSNGDLLMIVIDGRRKGWSEGVTLEEAQQKLLEFKVRDAYNLDGGGSSAFYYDGKIRNRPSDGKERPVSTNIVILP